The Streptomyces sp. NBC_00670 genome window below encodes:
- a CDS encoding dolichyl-phosphate beta-glucosyltransferase, with protein sequence MSRTAAQDVIEDMSATSIDLTVVVPAYNEERRLAPTLDAIVTYLSKSGGGGDGRPDAWEVLVVDDGSTDATGEVVAGAAARDPRIRLLSSPANRGKGHALRLGVLASRGRRVLVTDADLAAPIEELDRLEAALADGHAAAIGSRATDGATIERHQHRIRELLGRAGNVLIRRVAVPGIRDTQCGFKLFDGDRAREAFAASRLDGWGIDVEILQHFRRSGWPVAEVPVRWAHQPGSKVRPLDYGRILAELAVLKVRAVRPADLLVPVLFLLLSFLLYSGRWADPNHRYLPDSLQDQNQWEWFFAVTADNISHLRNPLFTTLQGFPDGVNLMANTVMLGLSVPFAPLTLWLGPAVSLALVMTLGLAATATAWYWLIVKRVVRHRGAAFAGAALATFAPPMVSHANAHPNFVVLFMIPLMIDRALRLCAGTRVGRDGIVLGVMTAYQIYLGEEPLLLTALGLVLFAGAYAVVRRDVARAVWRPLAKGLGIAAAVCLPLVSFALYWQFFGPQSYKSVLHGDNAGNSPLALIAFAERSLAGDADHANALSLNPTEQNAFYGWPLALLALGIVVRLWDRALVKALAVTAAGAALLSLGPEMRLPLTDTTLPGPWKLLAHRPLFESVIEGRVAMVCAPALGMLLALALERLAPKPKPTATATATAGSRSGVFTGAQIIGLAAVVAALLPIVPAPLKTVPREKVPAFIADGTYKSYVGAGETLVPVPLPDPGYAEALHWQTAAGLGFRLPGGYFNGPWGPDRIGIYGAVPRATSNLFSDVRNSGTAPNLEIDSWRRQARADFAYWKAGVLVLAPQANDEALRKTVQDLTGDPGTWVGGVWVWDLDGKGTITTRPGGDA encoded by the coding sequence ATGAGCCGGACCGCCGCCCAGGACGTCATAGAGGACATGTCGGCCACCTCCATCGACCTGACGGTCGTCGTGCCCGCGTACAACGAGGAGCGGCGCCTGGCGCCCACGCTGGACGCGATCGTCACGTATCTGAGCAAGAGCGGCGGGGGCGGCGACGGGCGCCCGGACGCGTGGGAGGTGCTCGTCGTGGACGACGGCTCCACCGACGCCACCGGCGAGGTGGTGGCCGGGGCCGCCGCCCGCGATCCGCGCATACGGCTGCTGAGCAGCCCCGCCAACCGCGGCAAGGGGCACGCGCTGCGGCTCGGGGTGCTCGCCTCGCGCGGGCGCCGGGTGCTGGTCACGGACGCCGACCTGGCCGCGCCCATCGAGGAGCTGGACCGCCTGGAGGCCGCCCTCGCCGACGGCCACGCGGCCGCGATCGGCTCGCGGGCGACCGACGGCGCCACGATCGAACGCCACCAGCACCGGATACGGGAACTGCTCGGCCGGGCCGGGAACGTGCTGATACGCCGGGTCGCCGTCCCCGGCATCCGCGACACCCAGTGCGGCTTCAAGCTGTTCGACGGCGACCGCGCGCGCGAGGCGTTCGCCGCCTCCCGGCTCGACGGCTGGGGCATCGACGTGGAGATACTCCAGCACTTCCGGCGCTCCGGCTGGCCCGTCGCCGAGGTGCCGGTGCGCTGGGCGCACCAGCCCGGCTCGAAGGTGCGGCCCCTGGACTACGGCCGCATCCTCGCCGAGCTCGCCGTCCTGAAGGTGCGCGCGGTGCGCCCGGCCGACCTGCTGGTGCCGGTGCTGTTCCTGCTGCTGTCCTTCCTGCTGTACTCCGGCCGCTGGGCGGACCCGAACCACCGCTATCTGCCGGACTCGCTCCAGGACCAGAACCAGTGGGAGTGGTTCTTCGCGGTCACCGCCGACAACATCAGTCACTTGCGCAACCCGCTGTTCACCACCCTCCAGGGCTTTCCGGACGGCGTGAACCTCATGGCCAACACGGTCATGCTGGGGCTGAGCGTGCCGTTCGCGCCGCTCACCCTGTGGCTGGGGCCCGCGGTGTCGCTGGCGCTGGTGATGACGCTGGGGCTCGCCGCGACCGCGACCGCCTGGTACTGGCTGATCGTCAAACGGGTCGTACGGCACCGGGGCGCGGCCTTCGCCGGGGCGGCGCTGGCCACGTTCGCGCCGCCGATGGTCAGCCATGCCAACGCGCATCCCAACTTCGTCGTGCTGTTCATGATCCCGCTGATGATCGACCGGGCGCTGCGGCTGTGCGCGGGCACCCGTGTGGGGCGCGACGGGATCGTGCTCGGCGTGATGACGGCGTACCAGATCTATCTGGGCGAGGAGCCGCTGCTGCTCACCGCGCTGGGGCTCGTGCTGTTCGCGGGCGCCTACGCCGTCGTACGGCGGGACGTGGCGCGGGCGGTGTGGCGGCCGCTGGCGAAGGGGCTGGGGATCGCGGCGGCGGTCTGTCTGCCGCTGGTGTCGTTCGCGCTCTACTGGCAGTTCTTCGGGCCGCAGAGCTACAAGAGCGTGCTGCACGGCGACAACGCGGGCAACAGCCCGCTCGCCCTGATCGCCTTCGCCGAACGCTCACTGGCGGGCGACGCGGACCACGCGAACGCGCTGTCGCTCAACCCGACCGAGCAGAACGCCTTCTACGGCTGGCCGCTGGCGCTGCTCGCGCTCGGCATCGTCGTACGGCTGTGGGACAGGGCGCTGGTCAAGGCGCTGGCGGTGACGGCGGCCGGGGCGGCGCTGCTGTCGCTCGGGCCCGAGATGCGCCTCCCGCTCACGGACACCACGCTGCCGGGGCCGTGGAAGCTGCTCGCGCACCGGCCGCTGTTCGAGTCGGTGATCGAGGGGCGCGTGGCGATGGTGTGCGCGCCGGCGCTCGGCATGCTGCTCGCGCTGGCGTTGGAACGCCTCGCGCCGAAGCCGAAGCCGACGGCGACGGCGACGGCGACGGCCGGGTCCCGTTCCGGTGTCTTCACGGGCGCCCAGATCATCGGCCTGGCGGCCGTCGTCGCCGCGCTGCTGCCGATCGTTCCGGCGCCGCTGAAGACGGTTCCCCGGGAGAAGGTGCCGGCGTTCATCGCGGACGGCACCTACAAGTCGTACGTCGGTGCGGGAGAGACCCTGGTGCCGGTGCCGCTGCCCGACCCCGGGTACGCGGAGGCACTGCACTGGCAGACCGCCGCCGGCCTGGGCTTCAGGCTGCCGGGCGGCTACTTCAACGGCCCCTGGGGACCCGACCGCATCGGCATCTACGGCGCCGTCCCGCGCGCCACGTCCAACCTCTTCAGCGACGTCCGCAACAGCGGCACCGCGCCCAACCTGGAGATCGACAGCTGGCGGCGGCAGGCACGGGCCGACTTCGCCTACTGGAAGGCGGGCGTGCTGGTGCTGGCCCCGCAGGCGAACGACGAGGCGCTGCGCAAGACGGTGCAGGACCTCACCGGCGACCCGGGTACGTGGGTGGGCGGCGTGTGGGTGTGGGACCTGGACGGGAAGGGCACCATAACGACCCGGCCGGGCGGCGACGCCTGA